In the genome of Chiroxiphia lanceolata isolate bChiLan1 chromosome 17, bChiLan1.pri, whole genome shotgun sequence, one region contains:
- the PARD6B gene encoding partitioning defective 6 homolog beta, producing MNRAQRGAAGSRGLGTMEVKSKFGAEFRRFSLERSKPGKFEEFYGLLQHVHKIPNVDVLVGYTDIHGDLLPINNDDNYHKAVSTANPLLRIFIQRKEDADYSAFGTDTMTRKKNVLSNVLRPDNHKKKPHIVISMPQDFRPVSSIIDVDILPETHRRVRLYKYGTDKPLGFYIRDGSSVRVTPHGLEKVPGIFISRLVPGGLAQSTGLLAVNDEVLEVNGIEVSGKSLDQVTDMMIANSRNLIITVRPANQRNNVVRNSRTSGSSSQSTESSLPSSTPNILGNLLQGEEESDEEDIIIEDSGEPQQIPKAAPTSESIESLSQIELLHESTQNGFLPSSEMNSNHSAGSSSMEYDVPDPGRKSLEEDGTIITL from the exons ATGAACCGGGCACAGCGCGGCGCCGCGGGCAGCCGCGGCCTGGGCACCATGGAGGTGAAGAGCAAG TTTGGAGCAGAATTTCGACGGTTTTCTCTGGAGAGGTCCAAGCCTGGAAAGTTTGAGGAGTTCTATGGATTGTTGCAGCACGTGCACAAGATACCAAATGTTGATGTGCTGGTGGGGTACACGGACATTCATGGGGACCTGCTGCCTATCAATAACGATGACAATTATCATAAAGCAGTTTCCACAGCCAATCCTCTACTCAGGATTTTCATTCAGAGAAAAG AAGATGCAGACTACAGTGCCTTTGGGACGGACACCATGACCAGGAAGAAGAACGTCTTGTCCAACGTGCTCCGGCCGGATAACCACAAGAAGAAGCCCCACATTGTCATTAGCATGCCCCAGGACTTCAGGCCAGTGTCCTCCATCATAGACGTGGATATTCTCCCCGAAACCCACCGCAGGGTGCGGCTCTACAAGTACGGGACCGACAAACCCCTGGGGTTCTACATCCGAGACGGCTCGAGCGTCAGGGTGACACCGCACGGCTTAGAGAAAGTGCCAGGGATTTTCATATCCAGGCTTGTCCCTGGAGGGCTGGCTCAGAGCACAGGCTTGCTGGCTGTCAATGATGAGGTGCTGGAGGTGAATGGAATAGAGGTGTCGGGCAAAAGCCTCGATCAAGTTACGGACATGATGATTGCAAACAGCCGCAACCTGATCATCACGGTCAGACCCGCCAACCAGAGGAACAATGTCGTGAGGAACAGTCGGACTTCGGGCAGCTCCAGCCAGTCCACTGAGTCCAGCCTTCCAAGCAGCACACCAAATATTCTGGGAAACCTCTTgcaaggagaagaggagagcGACGAAGAGGACATTATCATTGAAGACAGTGGGGAGCCACAGCAGATCCCAAAAGCTGCCCCTACCAGCGAAAGCATAGAATCATTGTCACAAATTGAACTCCTTCACGAGTCCACACAAAACGGATTCCTGCCTTCCAGTGAGATGAACTCCAATCACTCAGCAGGCAGCAGTAGCATGGAATATGACGTACCAGATCCTGGGCGTAAGTCGTTGGAAGAAGATGGAACCATAATAACACTATGA